The following proteins are co-located in the Parafannyhessea umbonata genome:
- the pckA gene encoding phosphoenolpyruvate carboxykinase (ATP), with product MVIEELAKYGINHTDDRTVIDGSTAALVEKALERGEGTLTETGSLRVITGAYTGRSPHDRFIVDTPDVHDKIAWGSVNAPFTVEGYEKIRAEVIGYLSERRIFMVHALAGADRRYARKVLGLCELASQALFMRQMLVRPTKEERENFGDADFVVMAAPMLKLDPKEYGTNSEAAVLLNFERHEILVVGTQYSGEIKKSIFSMMNYLLPVENNVLSMHCSCNMNPRSHGTTVFFGLSGTGKTTLSAAEDRLLIGDDEHGWADDSVFNIEGGCYAKTINITPETEPQIFNAIKFGSICENVVIDAKTRKPDYFDTSLTENGRVAYPVEFIDNAVVKGVAKRTPDVVIFLTCDAFGVLPPISKLDENSAMYHFMTGFTSKVAGTERGIKEPTPTFSSLFGEPFMPLDPMVYAKMLGKRISTGGTRVYLVNTGWSGGPYGVGSRVKLKYTRRMVEAAQSGIIDECEFVHDDRFNVDVPTECPGVPAELLNPQATWADADAYEKTAEKLARMFEENAQKRLTSMTEEVRAAGPHPLSK from the coding sequence ATGGTAATTGAGGAGCTTGCAAAGTACGGCATCAACCACACCGATGACAGGACGGTCATCGACGGCTCCACGGCGGCGCTCGTCGAGAAGGCGCTCGAGCGCGGAGAGGGAACCCTCACTGAGACGGGAAGCCTGCGCGTCATAACCGGCGCGTACACGGGCCGCTCCCCGCACGACCGCTTCATCGTCGACACGCCCGACGTCCACGACAAGATCGCGTGGGGCAGCGTGAACGCGCCTTTCACGGTCGAGGGATACGAGAAGATCAGGGCAGAGGTCATCGGCTACCTCTCGGAGCGCAGGATCTTCATGGTCCACGCGCTTGCGGGCGCCGACCGCCGCTACGCCCGCAAGGTGCTGGGACTGTGCGAGCTTGCGAGCCAGGCGCTCTTCATGAGACAGATGCTCGTGCGCCCGACGAAGGAGGAGCGTGAGAACTTTGGCGACGCGGACTTCGTCGTGATGGCCGCACCCATGCTGAAGCTCGACCCGAAGGAGTACGGCACGAACTCCGAGGCCGCGGTGCTCCTCAACTTCGAGCGCCACGAGATCCTGGTCGTTGGCACACAGTACTCCGGCGAGATCAAGAAGTCGATCTTCTCGATGATGAACTACCTGCTCCCGGTCGAGAACAACGTCCTGAGCATGCACTGCTCGTGCAACATGAACCCCCGCAGCCACGGCACCACGGTGTTCTTTGGCCTTTCCGGCACGGGCAAGACCACGCTTTCCGCCGCGGAGGACAGGCTCCTCATTGGCGACGACGAGCACGGCTGGGCGGACGACTCCGTCTTCAACATCGAGGGCGGCTGCTACGCGAAGACCATCAACATCACGCCCGAGACCGAGCCTCAGATCTTTAACGCGATCAAGTTCGGCTCCATCTGCGAGAACGTCGTGATCGACGCGAAGACGCGCAAGCCCGACTACTTCGACACCTCGCTCACGGAGAACGGCCGCGTCGCGTATCCCGTGGAGTTTATCGACAACGCCGTGGTCAAGGGCGTCGCGAAGCGCACCCCGGACGTCGTGATCTTCCTCACGTGCGACGCGTTCGGCGTGCTGCCCCCGATCTCGAAGCTGGACGAGAACTCGGCCATGTACCACTTCATGACCGGCTTCACCTCGAAGGTCGCCGGCACGGAGCGCGGCATCAAGGAGCCGACGCCCACGTTCTCCTCGCTGTTTGGCGAGCCGTTCATGCCGCTTGACCCCATGGTGTACGCAAAGATGCTCGGCAAGCGCATCAGCACGGGCGGCACCCGCGTCTACCTGGTGAACACCGGCTGGAGCGGCGGTCCCTACGGCGTGGGCAGCCGCGTGAAGCTGAAGTACACGCGCCGCATGGTCGAGGCTGCGCAGTCCGGCATCATCGACGAGTGCGAGTTCGTGCACGACGACCGCTTTAACGTGGACGTGCCGACGGAGTGCCCCGGCGTTCCCGCCGAGCTCCTGAACCCGCAGGCTACGTGGGCGGACGCCGACGCGTACGAGAAGACCGCGGAGAAGCTCGCGCGCATGTTCGAGGAGAACGCCCAGAAGCGCCTGACCTCCATGACGGAGGAGGTGCGTGCGGCAGGTCCGCATCCGCTGTCGAAGTAG
- a CDS encoding aldose 1-epimerase family protein, translated as MSLHSCEAGGLAFTVDSKGAQLMSLRKDGREYLWQGDATWWPRRAPVLFPIVGNIRDDHAYSQKGEVRLGRHGLARNCEFDVLDCADGALSFRLRSSAATRESFPYDFQLDMTYAAADGRLTQTFMVTNAGDADLPFVLGGHPAFNVPVAADEGESFSDYRLEFSQPWTYASPRIDTSTGLLSFQDRFQLLEDADTLALTHRLFDVDTLVFEDVPGRSVRLVGPAGHGMQVDFDGFDYLGVWSAANDAPFVALEPWTGCATATDEDDEFEHKRGMATLSPGEKRAWSFSLMPL; from the coding sequence ATGTCGTTGCACTCGTGCGAGGCCGGCGGCCTCGCGTTCACGGTCGATTCCAAGGGAGCGCAGCTCATGAGCCTGCGCAAGGACGGGCGCGAGTACCTGTGGCAGGGCGACGCCACGTGGTGGCCGCGCAGGGCACCCGTGCTCTTCCCCATCGTCGGCAACATCCGCGACGACCATGCATACTCCCAAAAGGGCGAGGTGCGCCTGGGACGCCACGGCCTCGCGCGCAACTGCGAGTTCGACGTGCTGGACTGCGCGGACGGCGCGCTGTCATTCCGCCTTCGCTCCTCCGCCGCGACGCGCGAGTCCTTCCCGTACGACTTCCAGCTCGACATGACCTATGCCGCCGCAGACGGGCGCCTCACCCAGACGTTTATGGTCACGAACGCCGGCGACGCCGATCTGCCGTTCGTGCTCGGCGGCCACCCCGCGTTCAACGTCCCCGTCGCGGCCGACGAGGGCGAGTCCTTCTCCGACTACCGCCTCGAGTTTTCGCAGCCGTGGACGTACGCGAGCCCACGCATCGACACATCGACCGGTCTGCTTAGCTTCCAAGACCGCTTCCAGCTCCTGGAAGACGCCGACACCCTCGCGCTGACGCACCGCCTGTTCGACGTGGACACGCTCGTGTTCGAGGACGTGCCCGGCCGGTCCGTGCGGCTCGTCGGCCCCGCCGGCCACGGCATGCAGGTCGACTTCGACGGCTTCGACTACCTGGGCGTCTGGTCCGCCGCAAACGACGCGCCGTTCGTGGCGCTCGAGCCCTGGACCGGCTGCGCCACCGCGACCGACGAGGACGACGAGTTCGAGCACAAGCGCGGCATGGCAACGCTTTCGCCGGGCGAGAAGCGCGCGTGGTCGTTCTCGCTCATGCCCCTGTAG